The DNA sequence GGACGCGGCTATGTTTTGCGGCGAATCTTACGCCGGAGCATTCGTTTTGCCCGGCTTTTAGGAATTGAAAAGCCGTTTTTGGAACAAATATTCCGTGTTATCCAGGAACATTATGCACACTGGTATACGGAGCTCAAGGAGAATGAAAATTTTATCCTCAATCATTTGCGGCTGGAAGAAAAGAATTTCCAGGCTACCCTCGAGCAGGGCATGCTGATCCTTCAGGATAAGGTGAAAGCGTTCAGAGAATCGGGTCAGAAGATACTCAGTGGGGAAGACGCTTTTCACCTGTATGAGACCTATGGTTTTCCGGTAGAATTGACGGAAGAAATGTTGCTGGAGGAGGGGATCTCCGTGGATATGGAGTCGTTCGACAAAGCATCGGAAGAACACCGTCTGCTGGCGAAAGAACGATCCCGTCAGATGAAGGCTGCCGGGGAAAACAGCCTGCTCACAGAAAAAGCGAAAAGACTGGGGCCGACCCGTTTTCTCGGTTATGAACAACTGGAAAGTGACAGCATCATTGAAGCGATGTTCAATGAAGAAGGGGAAGTGGATGGGGCCGGTGAAGGAGAGGAAGTCATTTGTCTTTTGGATCAGACACCTTTTTATGCTGAGAGCGGCGGCCAGATTTCAGACGAAGGAATCATCCGGACCGGCAAGGCGTATGCTGAAGTACTGGAATTGCGGAAACTTCCGAGCGGCGCGATCACGCACCGTCTGCTGATCAAGGACGGCGTGCTGAAAATAGGGGAAAAGGTCCACACCGTCGTCAATAAGGAAAAACGCAAGGCCATAGCCGGACATCATAGTTCAACGCATCTTCTGCAGACGGCGCTGCGTAAGATCTTGGGAGATCACGTCCAACAGGCAGGTTCTCTTGTTACGAGTGAACGCCTGCGGTTTGATTTTTCACATTTTTCACCGCTTACGGCTGAACAAATTACCGAAGTAGAAAACAACGTGAACAGGCAAATTATGGCGAGTCTTACGGTGCAAGCGGAAGAAATGAGCATGAACCAGGCCCGCGAAAAAGGCGCGATTGCGTTATTTGGCGAAAAATACGGAGAAATTGTGCGTTTGGTCGAAATGGGTGATTACAGCAGAGAACTCTGCGGCGGAACGCATGTCAAAAATACAGGGGAAATTGGCTTGTTTAAAATCATTTCCGAGGGCGGTATCGGCGCAGGCTTAAGAAGAATAGAGGCTGTGGCCGGTAAGGAATCTTTGGCATATTTAAGAGAAATGGAGAGCCAGTTCGACGAGATCAGTACGCTGCTGAAAGTTCAACCAAAGGAAAGCGTGAAAAAGGTTCACCTTCTGACTGCTCAGATCAGAGAACTTGAAAAAGAAGTTCAGCAGCTGAATGCCAAGCTGTCCAAATATGAAGCGGACAGCATCTTGAGCAAGGTTCAGGATATCCACGGCGTGAAAATACTCGCTTCCAGGGTTCAGGCTCCGGATATGGAGACACTCAGGCAAACAGCGGACATGCTCCGGGACAAGCTGAAAGAAGGCGTTATTGTCCTTGGCGCTGTTGCCGACGAAAAAGTAAATCTGGTGACTGTGGTTCATCCGTCGGGGTTAAATGGACTTCATGCTGGCAAGATTATTAAGGAAGTGGCTTCGATTACAGGCGGCGGAGGCGGGGGGCGTCCCGACATGGCCCAGGCCGGTGGCAAGGACTCTTCCAAGCTTGGCGAGGCGCTGGATAAAGTGCCTTCCATAATCAGTCATTTTTTGGGGCATAATAGTTAAGATTACCAAAAAAGTATTAAAAATATTTTTAACAGACTGACAGGTAATCTTTGGATCAATGCAGAATACTGTATAACAAACTGGTGAAGGAAAGGAGGTATAAACCTTGAGTAAGATGGAAGAAACCATGATGTTCAAATCCCATCCAGGTGACAATTCACCGCGGGAAATATTGCAACAGGTTTATGCTGCACTGCAGGAGAAAGGATATGA is a window from the Dehalobacter sp. DCA genome containing:
- the alaS gene encoding alanine--tRNA ligase — protein: MYTGNQLREMFLKYFEGKGHVIQPSASLIPKDDPTLLLTVAGMVPFKPYFLRQVEPPFSRATTAQKCVRTPDLESVGKTARHHTFFEMLGNFSFGDYFKEEVIPWAWEYITGILQVPVEKLWVTIYPEDEEARNIWSKAGVSPERIVADPENFWAAGPVGPCGPCSEIYVDLGESRGCGKDDCAIGCDCDRFLEVWNLVFMQYIRDEAGTLTPLPKRNIDTGMGLERIASVIQGVESNFDTDLFMPLINKTAEIAGLQYKEDPKTDVALKVVADHARAVSFMLADGIRPSSDGRGYVLRRILRRSIRFARLLGIEKPFLEQIFRVIQEHYAHWYTELKENENFILNHLRLEEKNFQATLEQGMLILQDKVKAFRESGQKILSGEDAFHLYETYGFPVELTEEMLLEEGISVDMESFDKASEEHRLLAKERSRQMKAAGENSLLTEKAKRLGPTRFLGYEQLESDSIIEAMFNEEGEVDGAGEGEEVICLLDQTPFYAESGGQISDEGIIRTGKAYAEVLELRKLPSGAITHRLLIKDGVLKIGEKVHTVVNKEKRKAIAGHHSSTHLLQTALRKILGDHVQQAGSLVTSERLRFDFSHFSPLTAEQITEVENNVNRQIMASLTVQAEEMSMNQAREKGAIALFGEKYGEIVRLVEMGDYSRELCGGTHVKNTGEIGLFKIISEGGIGAGLRRIEAVAGKESLAYLREMESQFDEISTLLKVQPKESVKKVHLLTAQIRELEKEVQQLNAKLSKYEADSILSKVQDIHGVKILASRVQAPDMETLRQTADMLRDKLKEGVIVLGAVADEKVNLVTVVHPSGLNGLHAGKIIKEVASITGGGGGGRPDMAQAGGKDSSKLGEALDKVPSIISHFLGHNS